A window of the Mus pahari chromosome 1, PAHARI_EIJ_v1.1, whole genome shotgun sequence genome harbors these coding sequences:
- the LOC110333564 gene encoding uncharacterized protein C2orf78 homolog produces the protein MSENFQSSRFFGTESTLHPSLPLLSNSIQPAGTVCNFSRISTPDVSSAWLLPSASSTSLQPLMGNAYLNPHAGTTMLTVLTEQGQISTSAPSYPGALKWDFTGSTDRREDARQEFNMTIIDQDTTLSSLAVTNQCDKILDPNAIVPFYPTLPASFVQVTPPQMPNQGYSLAPSYQEGSQVYYYEHNNLGPLIAGEFGQCLQPHGSVSYPGSQTSALQPEMVMVLKEIQPRNIQIPLFTSAFSYSTSAQSMPDSGLTVVQMETSLGLPPSGQTHCQLQSSKLCNSCVQVSQIRPPAVNRDRALTAPIHSPSEFLALPPAPSLEQPENKNMTEAKEEFLKTLDAYDGTKENQDTSILTLEHPDLQQPLHCTDTESLRQKPASDNAHLGSINVGPKELVGLENEIGSSFDFKDITILETDIQIPQLLNTLTDIDQDQSCENWKVTSGPSDQVRKNKHKSFELLEGAPQAKIQHRDLVEGEGAVGVAGASEKAIDNMAKHPEGKAPKVPPSKNRRARKQGKERSSGPENNSKKTGELKQSRKRVKAEEKPTIPKTKRKRNPPELSQNSFKKPRTHLGMHMLESVQVFHPLGKKSEKKTGISSFGGLRTFTTNKDLGPGSVTTTVLNRPREGQGPPKSPGKVQRAESSAHKECTSPSQYELPPAGKVKLVPLPFPTMEKPQSRPASRKPPSLAVRRPTTVYPVQPHSHSAQPTTLRPAQPPPVSTSSVASAKPAPPISSSATGPNETNPNQSSAVPQLATSRPVPYRASSHTSFQRELVSAARNKAPSPPKPQTQYLLQDFSRQPIPWKKVDILGPVVSQPITKEQRPEREAMKRRAQQERENAAKNPSTGKLQFFLQREKDMEISQYYGYAM, from the exons ATGTCAG AAAATTTCCAAAGCTCACGTTTCTTTGGGACAGAAAGCACTCTGCACCCTTCTCTGCCGCTGCTGAGCAACTCTATACAGCCTGCAGGAACAGTGTGCAACTTTTCCAGGATCTCCACCCCAGATGTGAGTTCAGCATGGCTTCTACCATCAGCATCCAGCACTTCTCTCCAGCCGCTCATGGGTAATGCCTATCTTAACCCACATGCTGGCACGACAATGCTGACAGTGCTAACTGAGCAGGGCCAGATTTCCACCTCGGCACCCTCCTATCCAGGTGCTCTCAAGTGGGATTTCACTGGAAGCACAGATAGGAGGGAAGATGCACGCCAGGAATTCAATATGACCATCATTGACCAGGACACTACACTCTCCTCCCTGGCTGTGACAAACCAGTGTGATAAAATTTTAGATCCCAATGCCATAGTTCCTTTCTATCCAACACTGCCTGCCAGCTTTGTCCAGGTCACACCACCACAGATGCCAAATCAAGGATACAGCCTGGCACCTTCCTACCAGGAGGGTAGCCAGGTCTATTACTATGAGCACAACAACCTGGGCCCTCTGATAGCTGGAGAATTTGGGcagtgtttgcagccccatggctCTGTGTCCTACCCTGGGAGTCAGACCTCTGCGCTCCAACCAGAGATGGTGATGGTGCTAAAGGAGATTCAGCCAAGGAATATCCAAATACCACTTTTTACCTCTGCCTTCTCCTATTCCACATCTGCTCAATCCATGCCAGACAGCGGTCTTACTG TGGTTCAAATGGAGACATCCCTGGGATTGCCACCTTCAGGCCAGACACACTGTCAGCTGCAGAGTTCAAAACTCTGCAACTCCTGTGTCCAGGTTTCCCAGATAAGGCCACCAGCTGTCAACAGGGACAGGGCATTAACAGCCCCCATCCACAGTCCTTCAGAGTTCCTGGCTTTGCCTCCAGCTCCAAGCCTGGAACAACCAGAGAACAAAAACATGACTGAGGCAAAAGAAGAGTTTTTAAAGACTCTAGATGCCTATGATggcacaaaagaaaaccaagacacATCAATCCTGACTTTGGAACACCCTGACTTGCAGCAGCCTCTACACTGCACTGATACTGAGAGCCTCAGGCAGAAGCCTGCTTCAGATAATGCCCATTTGGGAAGCATCAACGTGGGTCCAAAAGAGCTTGTAGGGCTAGAGAATGAGATTGGATCCAGCTTCGACTTTAAAGACATCACTATACTTGAGACAGACATTCAAATTCCCCAACTCCTCAATACCCTCACAGACATAGACCAGGATCAGTCCTGTGAAAACTGGAAAGTCACCAGTGGCCCCTCTGACCAGGTGAGGAAGAATAAACATAAATCCTTTGAGCTGCTTGAGGGAGCTCCTCAGGCCAAAATCCAGCACCGGGACctggtggagggagagggggctgTGGGTGTTGCTGGGGCCAGTGAAAAGGCTATTGACAACATGGCAAAGCACCCAGAGGGCAAAGCTCCCAAAGTGCCCCCCAGCAAGAACAGAAGAGCTAGAAAACAGGGGAAAGAAAGATCAAGTGGACCAGAGAACAACTCCAAGAAAACAGGGGAGCTTAAGCAGTCAAGGAAGAGAGTCAAAGCAGAAGAGAAGCCCACCATCCCCAAgaccaagaggaagaggaaccCACCCGAGCTCAGTCAAAACAGCTTCAAGAAGCCTCGAACCCACCTTGGCATGCACATGCTGGAGTCCGTACAGGTCTTCCACCCTCTGGGGAAGAAGAGTGAGAAGAAAACTGGCATCTCTTCCTTCGGGGGTCTGCGAACCTTCACCACCAACAAAGATCTAGGCCCAGGCTCAGTTACTACAACAGTGCTAAACAGGCCACGTGAGGGCCAGGGTCCTCCTAAAAGCCCAGGGAAGgttcagagagcagagagcagtgcTCACAAGGAGTGTACATCTCCATCCCAGTATGAGCTGCCCCCAGCTGGGAAGGTCAAGTTAGTTCCTCTGCCTTTTCCAACCATGGAGAAGCCTCAATCCAGACCTGCTTCTAGAAAGCCCCCTTCCTTGGCTGTACGCAGGCCCACTACAGTTTACCCTGTGCAGCCTCACTCTCACTCAGCTCAACCTACCACACTCAGGCCAGCCCAACCACCTCCTGTGAGCACATCTTCGGTAGCCTCTGCCAAGCCAGCTCCTCCAATTTCCTCCAGTGCCACTGGACCTAATGAAACCAACCCCAACCAGTCTAGTGCTGTGCCCCAGTTGGCCACTTCGAGGCCTGTACCCTACAGAGCATCATCTCACACATCATTCCAGAGAGAGCTTGTTTCTGCTGCCAGGAACAAGGCACCATCACCTCCCAAACCTCAAACCCAATATCTGCTGCAAGACTTCAGCCGCCAACCCATTCCATGGAAGAAAGTCGACATTCTGGGACCAGTTGTCTCTCAGCCCATCACAAaagagcagaggccagagagggaggCCATGAAGAGGCGGGCCCAACAGGAGCGTGAGAATGCTGCCAAGAACCCCTCTACTGGGAAACTGCAGTTTTTCCTTCAGAGGGAGAAGGATATGGAAATTTCTCAATATTATGGCTATGCAATGTAA